One segment of Acidobacteriota bacterium DNA contains the following:
- a CDS encoding SprT-like domain-containing protein, whose product MPTTATTATDPTRQQYNNLQRAFDLFNAELFGGTLRPVLITLQRKAGSNGYFWSDQFKRRGAAEGPASLDEIALNPDEFHRTDEEILSTLAHEMAHLWQQQHGKPGRGRYHNRQWAEKMREIGLQPTDTGAPGGKETGDHMTHLIVAGGLFAGVCARLLESGQAIDWQADTLPALPGTRTTTRTAGQQGSEDDDEEAQAPAKKQTRAKFTCPLCSLNAWAKPDANLACADCSDVDAGELVIMAAL is encoded by the coding sequence ATGCCCACAACAGCCACAACAGCCACCGACCCGACACGCCAGCAGTACAACAATCTCCAGCGCGCCTTCGATCTATTCAACGCCGAACTATTCGGCGGAACCTTGCGCCCCGTGCTCATCACCCTGCAACGCAAGGCCGGCAGCAACGGCTATTTCTGGAGCGATCAATTTAAGCGCAGAGGCGCCGCCGAAGGCCCGGCCAGCTTGGATGAAATCGCCCTCAACCCGGACGAGTTCCACCGCACGGATGAAGAGATCCTATCGACCCTGGCGCATGAGATGGCCCACTTGTGGCAGCAGCAGCACGGCAAGCCAGGCCGAGGCCGCTACCACAACCGCCAATGGGCGGAAAAAATGCGCGAGATCGGGTTGCAGCCGACCGACACCGGCGCGCCAGGTGGCAAAGAAACAGGCGACCACATGACGCACCTAATTGTGGCCGGCGGATTGTTCGCCGGCGTTTGCGCCAGGTTGCTCGAATCCGGCCAGGCGATCGACTGGCAGGCCGACACCTTGCCGGCGTTGCCAGGCACGCGCACCACCACCCGCACCGCTGGACAGCAAGGAAGCGAAGACGACGACGAAGAGGCCCAGGCGCCGGCGAAGAAGCAGACGCGCGCAAAATTCACGTGCCCGTTGTGTTCGCTCAACGCATGGGCGAAGCCCGATGCAAACCTGGCGTGCGCGGACTGTTCCGACGTGGACGCCGGCGAACTGGTTATAATGGCCGCACTATAG
- a CDS encoding M15 family metallopeptidase → MSKRLADLHAEFRPMAEALLAAAKAAGFDLVVVDTLRTAEEQAEHLRIGASKRKDSLHLHGLAIDVAPRPLMKLKNWAPEHPEWFRLGELGEGLGLRWGGRWKSPVDRPHFECPLVMEKRILRSGAK, encoded by the coding sequence GTGAGTAAGCGCCTGGCCGATCTGCACGCCGAATTCAGGCCTATGGCCGAAGCTCTGCTGGCTGCGGCTAAGGCTGCGGGATTCGATTTGGTGGTGGTCGATACGTTGCGCACGGCTGAGGAGCAAGCGGAGCATTTGCGCATCGGAGCATCGAAGCGTAAAGACTCGCTCCACTTGCACGGCCTGGCGATCGACGTAGCACCACGGCCACTGATGAAGCTCAAAAATTGGGCGCCAGAACATCCTGAATGGTTCAGGCTGGGCGAGCTGGGCGAAGGCCTCGGCCTGCGCTGGGGTGGCCGCTGGAAAAGTCCGGTTGATAGGCCACATTTCGAGTGTCCGTTGGTGATGGAAAAACGCATCTTGCGTTCGGGGGCGAAGTGA